Part of the Paludisphaera borealis genome, GAAGTCGAGCGGTTCTCGCCCGAAATCACCCGGACTGAGGTCGGCACGGTTCTCGAGATCGGCGACGGCATCGCTCGCGTACACGGTCTTTCCGGCGTCATGGCCGGCGAGATGGTCGCGTTCAAGAACGGCGTCAAGGGAATCGCGCTGAACCTCGAAGAGACCTCGGTCGGCGTCATCGTCCTGGGCGACTACACCCAGATCGAAGAAGGCGACGAGGTCACGGCGACCGGTGGACTCCTGCGAGTCCCCGTCGGCGACGCCATGATCGGCCGCGTGGTCAACCCCCTCGGCGAGCCCATCGACGAGCGCGGGCCGATCGTCACGAGCCTCACGCGGGCCATCGAGTCGGCCGCCCCCGGCATCGCCGGCCGCCAGCCGGTCGACGAACCGATGCAGACCGGCATCAAGGCCATCGACGCCATGGTCCCGATCGGCCGAGGCCAGCGCGAGCTGATCATCGGCGACCGCAAGACCGGCAAGACGGCCATCGCCATCGACACCATCCTCAACCAGAAGGGGACGGGCGTCATCTGCGTGTACGTGGCGATCGCCCAGAAGGAGTCGACGACGGCCGGCCTGGTCGACGTCCTCCGCCGCCACGGCGCCATGGACTACACGATCGTGGTCGCGGCCGGCGCCAGCGACCCCGCCCCGCTCCAGTACATCGCCCCGTACGCCGGCTGCGCTATGGCCGAGTACTTCATGTACGAGCAGGGCAAGCCGACCCTCTGCATCTACGACGACCTTTCGAAGCAGGCGGTCGCCTACCGCGAAGTGTCGCTCTTGCTTCGCCGGCCTCCCGGCCGCGAGGCCTACCCCGGCGACATCTTCTACGCCCACTCCCGGCTCCTGGAACGGTCGGCCAAGCTGGCCAACAAGTACGTGATCGTCCCCGAGTCGATCAAGGCCGAGGACGTGACCGAGGACGGCGGCGTCAACAAGAAGGTCTACATCGGCGTCCCCGGCGCCGAAGAGGCCGCGCACGACCTCAAGGCGTCGTACGCCCAGGGGCACAAGATCGCCAAGACGCCAACCTCCGGCGGCTCGCTGACGGCGTTGCCGATCATCGAGACGCTTGAAGGCGAGGTCTCGGCCTACATCCCGACGAACGTGATTTCGATCACCGACGGCCAGATCTACCTCCAGCCCGACCTGTTCTTCGCGGGCGTCCGGCCGGCGATCGACGTCGGTATCAGCGTCTCGCGGGTGGGCGGCAAGGCCCAGATCGCCGCCATCCGCAAGGTGGCCGGCGGCCTTCGGCTCGACCTCGCGGCGTTCCGCGAGCTGGAAGCCTTCGCCCAGCTCGGCACCGACCTCGACAAGGCGACCCAGGCCCAGCTCGACCGCGGCTACCGGATGGTCGAGCTGCTCAAGCAGCCCCAGTACCAGCCGCTCGCCGCCATCGATCAGGTCATGAGCATCTACGCCGGCACCACCGGCGCCCTCGACGACGTTCCGATCCGCGAAGTGCAGCGGTTCGAGAAAGAGTTCCTGGAGTTCGTCAAGACCCAGCGGCCCCAGCTCCGCGCGGCTCTTGACAAGGAAAAGAAGATGACCGACGCGATCGTGGCCGACCTCAAGGCCGCGCTCAAGGACTTCAAGGCGAGCTTCAAGTACGCCGGCAAGCCGGAAGCCGGCGTTGTCGTGGCGACCGCCAAGTCCTGACTCGTCGTCCCCAGAGAGTCGATACCCGATCAGCCCCCGACGCCGGTTTGGCAGACGATCCAAGTCCGGCGTCGGGCGTCCGAGTGATTCCCAAGAGACCCAACGATGGCCAAGGCCCGCGCGATCATCAAACGCCGCAAGGCGGTCGACAATATTCGGAAGATCACCCGGACGATGGAGCTGATCGCCACCGCCAGGTTCCGCAAGGCGATGGATCGGGCCACCGAAGCCGAGGCTTACACGAAGAAGATCGCCGAGCTCGTCTCCGATCTGGGCGAGACCTCCCAGAACGTCGCCCACCCGCTGTTCGCCAAGCGCGAGCCGGTCAAGCGGTCGCTGCTGCTGGTCCTGACCAGCAACCGGGGGCTGGCCGGCGGCTACAACGGCAACGTCCTCCGCGCGGCGTTCCGCACGTACCAGGATCTTCAGGCCGACGGCGTCGTCCCCGACGTCGAGGTCTCCGGCAAGCGGGGCGTCACCTTCTGGAAGTACCGTAAGCTGCCGCTCACCGCCAGCTACACCCAGTATGAGGACCGCCCCCAGTTCGACGACGTCGAGAAGCTCGCCGAACGGTACATCACGATGTTTCTGAAGGGCGAGATCGACCGCCTCGACGTGGTCTATACCGAGTACGTCAATGCATCCCGCCAAAACGCCGTCGTGAAGACCTTGCTGCCGATCCCGACCGCCGACCCCGGCGCGTCGCGGCCGAATCCCGAGACGGCCGACGCGGCCGCCGGAAAGGGAGTCGGAGCGAAGGCTGAGGCCGTCCCTTACGAGTACATCCCGGACGCCCAGGGGATTCTTGAGGAGATCGTGCCGGTCTCGTTCAAGGTCCGGCTGTTCAAGTGCTTCCTGGACGCGGCCGTCAGCGAGCAGATCGCGCGGATGGTGGCCATGCGGGGGGCGACCCAGAACGCCGACGACCTCGTCAAGGAACTCACCCGGTCGTACAACCGGGCCCGGCAATCGCAGATCACCCGCGACCTGGCCGACATCGTGGGAGCGGCGGCCGCCCTGAAGTGAGCCGCCGAGGGCCGGCGACCCCGTCGGCCCGAACCCGAAACAACGCTTCGGACTCGAATGACGCGAGACCGGAGAATCCGCGGACGATGCAGATAGATATATCAAGATTGATGCGTCCCTGGCGCTTGAAGACGAGGATTGCCGTAACATGTCGACCGCTACCAAGAATGGACGAATCGCCCAGGTGATCGGCTCGACCTTCGACGCCGAGTTCGACGAAGGCGAGCTGCCGAACATCTACAACGCCCTGACGATCGATTCCGAGGACAAGGGGCTGTCGATCCAGTTGACCGGCGAGGTCCAACAGCACCTGGGCGGCAACCGGGTCCGCTGCGTGGCGCTCGGATCGACCGACGGCCTGGTCCGCGGAATGACCGTGGTCGACAGTGGCGCGCCGGTCAGCGTCCCGGTCGGCAAGGAGGCTCTGGGGCGGGTCTTCAACCTGCTCGGCCAGCCGATCGACGGCCGCGGACCGGTCGTCACTTCCGAAAAGTGGCCGATCCACCGCGACCCGCCCCAGTTCGACGACCTCTCGGCCAAGACCGAGCAGTTCGAGACCGGCATCAAGGTCATCGACCTGCTGACCCCGTTCGTCCGGGGCGGCAAGATCGGCCTGTTCGGCGGCGCCGGCTTGGGCAAGACGGTCATCCTCCAGGAGATGATCTCCCGCATCGCGTCGGTTCATAGCGGTTATTCCGTGTTTGCGGGGGTCGGCGAACGAACCCGCGAGGGGAACGACCTCTGGCTGGAAATGCAGGAGACCAAGGTCGGCAGCACCGGCAAGTCGGTCATCGACTCGACGGTCATGTGCTTCGGCCAGATGAACGAGCCGCCGGGCGCCCGGCTACGGGTGGCCCTGTCGGCCCTCACCATGGCCGAGTGGTTCCGCGACACCACCGGGGCCGACACGCTGCTCTTCATCGACAACATCTTCCGGTTCAGCCAGGCGGGCTCCGAGGTGTCGGCGTTGCTGGGCCGGATGCCGTCGAACGTCGGCTACCAGCCGACCCTCGCCACCGAGATGGGCGCCCTGCAGGAGCGGATCACCTCGACCAAGAAGGGTGCCATCACGTCGGTGCAGGCCGTCTACGTCCCCGCCGACGACATGACCGACCCCGCCCCCGCCACCACCTTCGGCTTCCTCGACGCCTTCATCGTGCTCTCGCGGTCGATCTCCGAAAAGGGCATCTACCCGGCCATCGACCCGCTCGCCTCCAACTCGCGAATCCTCGACCCCCAGTACGTCGGCGAGGAGCACTACGAAGTCGCCCAGCGCGTTCTGAAGATCCTCCAGCGGTACAAAGAGCTTCGCGACATCATCGCGATCCTCGGCGTCGACGAGCTTTCGGAGAACGACAAGCAGATCGTCGCTCGCGCACGCCGCATCGAGCGGTTCCTCTCGCAGCCGTTCTTCGTTGCCGAGGTCTTCCTCAACAAGCCGGGCGAGTACACCAAGCTGGCGGACACCATCCGCAGCTTCAAGGAAATCTGCGACGGCAAGTGGGACCACCTGCCCGAATCGGCCTTCATGTACGTCGGCTCCATCGAGCAGGCCGAGGAGCAGGCCAAGAAGATGGGCGCGATCTGATTCCTCCTCGGTCCAGGTTCGGGAGTTCGTAACACGATGGCCAGTCATTCCGAAACCGGCGACGACCGCGGCGCGGGGCTTCATGCGAGGCTCCAGTGCCAGGTCGTCACCCCCGAGAAGACGCTTTTCGACAAGACCGTCGATTTCGTCGCCCTGCCCCTCTACGACGGCGAGCTAGGGGTCCTCCCCGGCCGCTCGCCTCTGATCGGCCGGCTCGGTTACGGCGAGCTCCGCACCAGGACGAACGACGCCGTCGAGCGCTACTTCGTCGACGGCGGGTTCGCCCAGATTCGCGGCAACCTGGTCACCATCCTGACCAGCCGCGCCCTGCCCGCCAGCCAGATCGACTCGTCCAACACCGCCGAGGCGCTCGAAAAGGCCGAGCAGCAGCCGGCCCACACCGACGAGGCCGTGGCCGAAAAGACCAAGACCGTCGCCCGCCTCAGGGCCATGCTCCGCGTCAGCGGCAAGCACTGACCCAACTTGGCCCTCCGAAATCCGGGACCGAGCGGACCTCCTCGAATTGGGTTCGCTCGGTCCCTTTTTCCTGCGCCTTCCCGCCCGGTCCGGCCCTTCCCCTCCTCCACCGCCGCCCCATCGCCCCTGCTCCCCAATTGGGTTCGTTCGACGCTCGCAAACGATCCCATTTCCAGATGTAAGTCTATTTCAGGAAGGGATTTGCAGCCGTCCGGAGTTTTGGCTTCGCTCGACCGAAAAACCAACCGGATTCACCCGGATCGACGGGCTCGGCCGGCCCTCCTCGGCCCGTCCAGGGCTTGCTTTCGGTCCGTCGGGCATTGGCTTCGATCGTCCGTTTTTTGCTCTTCCTCGCGGGCCTTTTCGCCCCCCTTCACGATCCAGCCGGATTGCCAACGAGCCCTCCGCGCGCAGCGTCCCCTACGGTTAACTTACTCCCGAACCGCCACATTCGGCGCGCTCTTGTCCCCGGAGTCTTGAAATCGAGTCGCCGGCGATGAACCGGTCCGGCTCGGCCCGCGACTGTCTGTGAGTTGACGCTGGGGAGGCGAAGCATGGACCAGGATCGTCGGGATCTCGAACGCGAGCTGCTTGTTCTGCGCTGTCAGCGCGGGGAGCGTTCGGCCTTCGACGAGTTGATCCGGTCCTGGGAGCAGCGGCTGTTCTTCTACGTCCGGCGGTTGGTCGCGAACGAGGAGGACGCCTGGCAGGTCCTCCAGGACGTGTGGCTTCAGGTGGTCCGGGGCGTCCATGCCCTCCGCGATCCTCAACGGCTGCCCGTCTGGTTGTATGCGGTCGCCCGCAACAACGCGCTGAGCCATCACCGCAAGGCGTACGTCCGCGACCGCGTGCTCGACGCCACCGCGACCGTCGCGACGCGAGTCGACGACCAGGCTCGGTTCGAGGTGGCCGATTTCGTCCATCATGGGCTCGCGCTGCTGGCCGAAGGGGACCGCGAAATCCTGACCCTTTTCTTCCTTCGCGACCTCAGCGTCAACGACGTGGCCGAAGTGCTCGGCATTCCGCCGGGGACGGTCAAGTCCCGGCTGCACAAGGCGAAGAAGTCCCTGCGCGACGTTCTCGAACGAGAAGGAGCCCACGATGAATGACCGGACCGAAGCCATCGACAAGCTGCTCAACGACCTGGAGCCGACCGACCCCGCCCTCCAGGCGCGCTACCGTTCCATCCTCGACGCCGGCCTCGCCGATCTCAAACCGGGCGGCGGCAAGGCCCGCTACATCGCCGTCGGCCTGGCGGGTCTGATCGGCTGCGTGGTGTGCGGGTCGCTCGGCCTGACGGAGCCGGAATCGACGCCCCGGGCGGTGCGCTGGCTCCTCATCTTGTTCGCCTTCTTCGGCCTCGGCTGGACGTTGCTGGCCGGCTGGATGCTCGCCCGGGGTCGCGGGAATTTCGCCGCCGAGCGACTCATCGCCGCGCGGATGGCCTTCGGCTTCACCCTGGTCGCGGTGACGGCCCTGTCCTTGACCTCGTCCCTGCTCGGCAAGGAATCGGCGAGTATGCCGCTGGTCGCGACCGGCCTCGCCCTCCTGATCCTCGGCGCGGTCCTGCTCATCGGTGCCCGGATCGAGCAAGCCGTTCTGACGATCCGCGAGCAGATCCTCCGCCTCGAATGCCGCACCGCCGGCTTCGCCGAGGCCGTCAGCCGGGCGCGTGAGGCTCGCAGCGGTCAGATAGAATAGGGAGAGAAAGTGCGTCGGAATCATCGAGCCGCCGAATCCGCATTTTCAATACTCTGCGAGGGCCTTCTTGATCTCCTCAAGGAAATCGCATGAGATAGACTTCACGGGCACTCGTGGTTCTTACGATCGCAGCCCCCGTAGGACGCCGAGCGGACGCTTCCGCAAGACACCCGGATGGGGGTCGCGAAGTTCTTTCCATCGGTCATTTGCTTCAAGGAGACTTACCCATGCGAGCAGTTCTTCTCAGCATCGGCGTCATCGCCGCTGGAAGTCTCCTGAGCGGTTCGGCGACCGCCCAGTACGTCCCGTACCCCACCGGAGAGGGCTTCTACTATGACATGGGATTCGTGCAGCAAGATCCTTTCCAGCCCTACGGGAACGGATACGGCGCACAAGTCAACGGCGGCAATGGGGATCTGATGGGAAATGTTGGGTGGGCCAATCAAGACCTACAGATGTTCCCCAACGATCTGCGCCAGTATCAGAATCAACTGTACGGGGCGCAGCCGCGGTACTTTTACCCGAAGAATGTGCTGCGTCCGGATCCGATGCGGCAGACGCAATACATGCAACAATTCCCTTATGTCCAACAACTCCAGCCCATGCAACAGCCCCAGTACGGGCCACAGCCTCAATATATGGCGCAGCCCAAGATCGCCCCTCACCTCAATTTCGCCCAGCAGCCCTTCTACATCATGCCGGTCCCGACGATTGAGTCGTTCAACGTACGCTGACTCGGGCGGTAGAGGGGCGTAATCCTGGGGATAACTGAGATCGGCTCACAATCCTTCCGTCTCGGCTGGACGCCGCTGAACGCCCGGCGGTTCGCCCGAAGCCTTCGCCGCGCGGATGGCCTTCGGCTTCACCCTGGTCGCGGTGTGGCCTTCTCATTGACCTCGTCACTGCTCGGCAAGGAATAGGCAAGCATGCTGCTCGTCGCGGCGGGCCTCGCCCTGCTGATCCTCGGTGTTTTCTTCCTCATCCGTGCCCCAATCATGCAAGCCGAGCAGTCGATCCGTGATCAGATCCTCCCCCTCGAATGCCGCACCGCCGGCTTCGCTGATGCCGTCGGCCGGGCGAGATAGGAAATGAGAGCGTTTCGCCCCTGTTTTCGCCTCCCAAGGGCCTCTCGCCCTGGAAAATCCCCGGTCACCACAAATAGCAAGGCAGGATTCGCATGGGACGGATCTTCGAGAAGCGCAAGGCTTCGATCTTCAAAACCTCCGCTCAGAAATCAAAGCTCTTTTCCAAGTATGGAAGGCAATTGTACATGGCCGCCAAGAATGGCGTGCCCGACCCGGACGCCAATCCGGCCTTGCGCGCTCTCGTCGAGAAGGCGAAGCGCGACAACGTAGCCAGTCATGTGATCGAAAAGGCGATCCAGAAAGCGGCCGGCGCGGGGGGCGAGGACTTCCAAGCCGCGCGTTATGAGGGGTTTGGTCCCGGTGGCTCCTTGCTCATCGTCGATTGCTTGACCGACAACAACACACGCACCATCTCCGCCGTTCGCAATTGTTTCAGCAAGACGGGGTCCAAATTAGCTGCCAATGGATCCGTGGCCATGTCTTTCGACCACCTGGCGGTGCTTTCTTTCAATGGTGACGACGAGGAGAAAGTGATCGAGGCCATGTTCGCCGCGGATGTCGCTGTTGAAGACGTCGAATGCAGGGATGGCACCGTTACGATTTTCGCCCCTCCCGCCGAGTTCTATAAAGCGAAAATGGCCCTGCACGAGGCGTTCCCCGCCCTTGAGCTGGAAGTGCAGGAAATCACTTTCCTCCCGCAGTCGAGCAAGACTCTCAGCGGGGACGATTTGGGCGCGTTCGAGAAATTGCTAGGCATGCTCGACGATTGCGATGACGTGCAAGAGATCTACCATAATGTCACCCTTCCCATTGAACCTGCGTCCGGATAGACCCATCATCAAAGAGGCTCGATCGGAAAGAGTAACGGGGACAAAAGAGAAACGGGGACAAAAAGAGAAACGGGGACATAGCGAATTGATTCATTCCGAGGCCGTCTCCAGGGTCGAACCAATGAAAGCTCTATGTCCCCGTTTTCGTGCGCACATCTCCCGAGTTCGCGACGAAGAAATCTGGGCCTATAGGTGACGGTCCTAGGATCGGTTAGACAATGAAGATAATCAATACGTTTGGAGAGTGTTGTGAACTTCACCAGAAATGGGGGGCGGCTTTGTGAAGCATGAGGATGCTGAAGGGTACGTAGCTCAGCCCTTCGAGGGTCTCGTCGAGTCGCTCGTAATCCCGGTTCAGGCGGCTGAACCGCGCCATTCAGCGGTAACTCTTCCAGCGTTCTCTCGGAGATACTGGACCGACGCGACGATTAGTGGCGGATCGACCGTGGCCTGTGGTGTATCGACGGGACCCATTGGGTGTTGTTGGTGAATGGATAGTGGGTGGAGTTGCAAAAATGAAAAGGCTTTTAGCATGGACTCTAATGGTGATGGTAATGATAGTATTGTGGTTGCCCGGATTGGGAACTGTTGTGGCGACGCACCGTCGTTACAAAAGGCTGTCATACGGTATTTGGGGTTACTACATAAAGGAACAGGTGGATGGAGTTGTCGTATATGATGGCATAAGACCGTTGTAACCGTTCACGGGTCGGCGCTGTTGAATCAGCGCGAGCCGACTGAGGGCGGGGTCAGCGATGGGACGGCGAGGGCCGCGCGATGGGCCTGGAAGGCGGAGGTCAGATAGTCGAGCACGTTGCGGCCTTGTCGTCGGCAGGTGGCGACGACCGTCAGCATCCGCTCGACGAACCGACTCCCCGAAGCGCTGGCGGTCCCGCCGCTGATCCGTCGCCAGATCACGGCGTGACGCACCGCGCGTTCCGAGACGTTGTTGGTCGGCTCGACGCCCGGCCGCCGCGCGAAGTTCCACAGCCCGGCTTCCAGCCGCAACAGCTCCGAGCACGTACCGGCCGCCCGCTCGCTCGCGCACCGCGCGCCGGCCTCCAGCGTCGCGTGGACCAGCCGTTCCAGACCGCCGATCGCTTTTTGATATGTCGCTCCGCCGAGCAGTCCGTCGCGCGCCTTGCGATGGATCCGGAACAGCCGGTTCGACAACCCCAGCAGCCGGCCGCCGAACTTCGCGCCGACCCCGCCGCGGTCGATCATCGCCTGGAAATCGCGGCGGAGATGGCTCCAGCACAGTTGCCGGTCCGCCGCGGCGATCCAGTTGTACGCGCTGAAGCGGTCGCTGCCGACGGTCCGGTCCGGCCTGTCGCCGAGCAGGCTTCGGGCGACCTCGCCGGAGCGGTTCGCGGCGATCGCGAAGACCGTGGCGGTCGGGGTCGTCGCCGCCCACAGCCAGGCCCGACGGCCTTGCTCGCGCCAGCCGGTCTCGTCGACGTTGACCACGGCCGCCTCGTGGACCGCCGCGGCCAGTTCGCGGTGGGGTTCGGCCAGGGCGAGGGCCGACCGCCGCTCCAACTTGGCGATCATGCCGGTGGAGATCGACAGCCCCAGCAAGTCGCCGGCCAACTGGCGGATCTGCCGCTTGCTCAGCCGATAGGCCCCGGCCAGGGTCGCCAGCACCGCCTGGAGCCGCGGGCCGAAACAACTCGCGGAGCCCCCCTCGGGGAGCGTGCCGCAAGTCGACGCGCCGCAGCCGGGGCAGGTCAGACGATGCAACCGATACTGATCCACCCACGGATCGAACCGGGGGATTTCGGCGACCTGATGGACCAACGGCGCCGGATCGACGCCGTCGAGCGGCCCCTTGCACCGCCGGCACGACGTCGGCTTGCAGTCGGTCGACGAGTCGAGCTGCTCCGGCGGAACCAGCGGCCGGACCGCCCTGCGATGCCCGGGCTGTCCGCCCCGCTTGCGTCGCGACGGCGGCGCCGGCGGCTTCCGCTTCACCCCGATCGGGTCCGACGACGGCGGCTTCGACGAGTTGGTCGAGTTCTGGTTCAGCCGCGCCTCGAGATCGGCGATCCGCCGCTCCAGAACGTCGATCCGCCGCTGTGTCGCCAGAAACACGGCGGCGACGGCCGCCTGCGCGTCAGGCGGCACTTTACTCCAAAGCTCCTCGGGGATCGGCGGCGCGTTCGTCATTACGACGGTATAGCGCCCTCAACGGCAAAGTTCAATACCAGGCCGTGACCGCTTACCTTCATGGGCGGCTCGTCCCAGTGAATCAGAGGCTTCAATGGATTCACGTTCGCCCCCAGGGCGAGAGTCAAGCAGCGCGATGCAACCAGCTGATCGCGCGTGTGGGCAGTGCATGGTGTTCGAGAGGACCAACTCAGCAATCGCCACCGCGATGCAACCAGCCGGTCGCGCGCTAGGGCAGTGCATGGTCCTCAGAATTTGCTGATTGTCCTGTATCGCGTGGAAACCTCGTCGGCGATTCTCTCGGCCTCTGTCCAGACCGGCATCGCCTCCCATGGTCGGAATGCGCTCCGCCAACATCGCCTCGCTCTCGCGGCGAAGATCTCTGCGATGCGCTCGTGGTCCTCGGCCGCCCGTCGATGCTCCTCGGCGATGCGGTCCCGCGCCCGCGCCACGGCTGCCAGCCAACGCGCATCGGCGATGCGGTCCCCCTCCTTCTCGGCGGACGCGGGGTACAAGTGGTCCATGTTGGGGTCATCGCAGTAGTAAATAAAGGGAGAGGGCGGGTGGGGCAGGCCACAATCCCGATAAAGCGCCGCCAGGGAGCGGCACATCCGACTCAAATCATCCGCTTGCAAGCACAGAACCCTACAGCGCAAGAAATGGGGGACGGCGTGTCTCGCGAACCGGGCTGGGGCGAGGATCAAGGCGACGACCGAGACCGCGAGCATCAGGCGGCGAATCGTGAACTGCATGCGGGGCGGTTTCATGTCCGAGCCCTCGTTGAGTCTCGACCGTTTCGATGCCGACGGACGCGACCAGGCGTCAACCCTCGGCCGCTGTCCGCGTCCGGGGCCTCCCGTAGTCGGGCATTCAGCCGACCGCCGATCCTGCCAGCCTTTAGCGGTCGGCGGTTCATGAGTGGCCGTCGACCGTTTGAGAGGCTCGACCGATCCACGAAGGCCATTCTCCCACGGCGCTCGAGGGAGTGGCTACGACGTTCGTCATGCTGTCGGTCGTAACCACCACTGTGTCGGTGTGGTCGGGTCCGGGTGGACAACGCTTACGGATATCCCGAACGACCAAGCCACTTTGTACAGGGCCACTCAGACACCGCTCGGAGGCTGGTACATTAAGTATGTGACGTAGTGTTCAGGCGAGTAGGTGCTGCCCGCGGGAACCTTGTGCCCGATGGTCAGATTTAGAACTATACCCTGGTAATATTTCATCATTTGACTATCCC contains:
- the atpC gene encoding ATP synthase F1 subunit epsilon; this encodes MASHSETGDDRGAGLHARLQCQVVTPEKTLFDKTVDFVALPLYDGELGVLPGRSPLIGRLGYGELRTRTNDAVERYFVDGGFAQIRGNLVTILTSRALPASQIDSSNTAEALEKAEQQPAHTDEAVAEKTKTVARLRAMLRVSGKH
- the atpD gene encoding F0F1 ATP synthase subunit beta produces the protein MSTATKNGRIAQVIGSTFDAEFDEGELPNIYNALTIDSEDKGLSIQLTGEVQQHLGGNRVRCVALGSTDGLVRGMTVVDSGAPVSVPVGKEALGRVFNLLGQPIDGRGPVVTSEKWPIHRDPPQFDDLSAKTEQFETGIKVIDLLTPFVRGGKIGLFGGAGLGKTVILQEMISRIASVHSGYSVFAGVGERTREGNDLWLEMQETKVGSTGKSVIDSTVMCFGQMNEPPGARLRVALSALTMAEWFRDTTGADTLLFIDNIFRFSQAGSEVSALLGRMPSNVGYQPTLATEMGALQERITSTKKGAITSVQAVYVPADDMTDPAPATTFGFLDAFIVLSRSISEKGIYPAIDPLASNSRILDPQYVGEEHYEVAQRVLKILQRYKELRDIIAILGVDELSENDKQIVARARRIERFLSQPFFVAEVFLNKPGEYTKLADTIRSFKEICDGKWDHLPESAFMYVGSIEQAEEQAKKMGAI
- the atpG gene encoding ATP synthase F1 subunit gamma; this encodes MAKARAIIKRRKAVDNIRKITRTMELIATARFRKAMDRATEAEAYTKKIAELVSDLGETSQNVAHPLFAKREPVKRSLLLVLTSNRGLAGGYNGNVLRAAFRTYQDLQADGVVPDVEVSGKRGVTFWKYRKLPLTASYTQYEDRPQFDDVEKLAERYITMFLKGEIDRLDVVYTEYVNASRQNAVVKTLLPIPTADPGASRPNPETADAAAGKGVGAKAEAVPYEYIPDAQGILEEIVPVSFKVRLFKCFLDAAVSEQIARMVAMRGATQNADDLVKELTRSYNRARQSQITRDLADIVGAAAALK
- the tnpC gene encoding IS66 family transposase, translating into MTNAPPIPEELWSKVPPDAQAAVAAVFLATQRRIDVLERRIADLEARLNQNSTNSSKPPSSDPIGVKRKPPAPPSRRKRGGQPGHRRAVRPLVPPEQLDSSTDCKPTSCRRCKGPLDGVDPAPLVHQVAEIPRFDPWVDQYRLHRLTCPGCGASTCGTLPEGGSASCFGPRLQAVLATLAGAYRLSKRQIRQLAGDLLGLSISTGMIAKLERRSALALAEPHRELAAAVHEAAVVNVDETGWREQGRRAWLWAATTPTATVFAIAANRSGEVARSLLGDRPDRTVGSDRFSAYNWIAAADRQLCWSHLRRDFQAMIDRGGVGAKFGGRLLGLSNRLFRIHRKARDGLLGGATYQKAIGGLERLVHATLEAGARCASERAAGTCSELLRLEAGLWNFARRPGVEPTNNVSERAVRHAVIWRRISGGTASASGSRFVERMLTVVATCRRQGRNVLDYLTSAFQAHRAALAVPSLTPPSVGSR
- a CDS encoding YebC/PmpR family DNA-binding transcriptional regulator, translated to MGRIFEKRKASIFKTSAQKSKLFSKYGRQLYMAAKNGVPDPDANPALRALVEKAKRDNVASHVIEKAIQKAAGAGGEDFQAARYEGFGPGGSLLIVDCLTDNNTRTISAVRNCFSKTGSKLAANGSVAMSFDHLAVLSFNGDDEEKVIEAMFAADVAVEDVECRDGTVTIFAPPAEFYKAKMALHEAFPALELEVQEITFLPQSSKTLSGDDLGAFEKLLGMLDDCDDVQEIYHNVTLPIEPASG
- a CDS encoding RNA polymerase sigma factor, translated to MDQDRRDLERELLVLRCQRGERSAFDELIRSWEQRLFFYVRRLVANEEDAWQVLQDVWLQVVRGVHALRDPQRLPVWLYAVARNNALSHHRKAYVRDRVLDATATVATRVDDQARFEVADFVHHGLALLAEGDREILTLFFLRDLSVNDVAEVLGIPPGTVKSRLHKAKKSLRDVLEREGAHDE
- the atpA gene encoding F0F1 ATP synthase subunit alpha, which produces MKFRSDEISSVIQREVERFSPEITRTEVGTVLEIGDGIARVHGLSGVMAGEMVAFKNGVKGIALNLEETSVGVIVLGDYTQIEEGDEVTATGGLLRVPVGDAMIGRVVNPLGEPIDERGPIVTSLTRAIESAAPGIAGRQPVDEPMQTGIKAIDAMVPIGRGQRELIIGDRKTGKTAIAIDTILNQKGTGVICVYVAIAQKESTTAGLVDVLRRHGAMDYTIVVAAGASDPAPLQYIAPYAGCAMAEYFMYEQGKPTLCIYDDLSKQAVAYREVSLLLRRPPGREAYPGDIFYAHSRLLERSAKLANKYVIVPESIKAEDVTEDGGVNKKVYIGVPGAEEAAHDLKASYAQGHKIAKTPTSGGSLTALPIIETLEGEVSAYIPTNVISITDGQIYLQPDLFFAGVRPAIDVGISVSRVGGKAQIAAIRKVAGGLRLDLAAFRELEAFAQLGTDLDKATQAQLDRGYRMVELLKQPQYQPLAAIDQVMSIYAGTTGALDDVPIREVQRFEKEFLEFVKTQRPQLRAALDKEKKMTDAIVADLKAALKDFKASFKYAGKPEAGVVVATAKS